The Microbacterium sp. LWH7-1.2 genome window below encodes:
- a CDS encoding multifunctional oxoglutarate decarboxylase/oxoglutarate dehydrogenase thiamine pyrophosphate-binding subunit/dihydrolipoyllysine-residue succinyltransferase subunit: MSSQVTGVGVSNEGEFGANEWLVEELYEQFKIDRNSVDKAWWPVLEAYHPAEGAAPAPTQAAPAAPPATEPPAPAQPAASEPRPVTAPIPVIGTQPVARTTARPAAPQPIPAQAPKASPSAADGQADADVVTPLRGMPKTLAANMDESLTVPTATSVRTVPAKLMIDNRIVINNHMSRTRGGKVSFTHLIGWAIIQALKEFPSQNVFYAEIDGKPSLVAPAHINLGIAIDLPKPDGTRALLVPSIKRAEQLTFNEYLTTYEDLVTRARGNKLTAADFQGTTISLTNPGGIGTVHSVPRLMKGQGCIVGAGALEYPAEFQGASEKTLNELAIGKTITLTSTYDHRVIQGAGSGEFLKKVHELLIGQRSFYEDIFAALRIPYAPIHWAADINVDLAERVDKTARVQELINSFRVRGHLMADIDPLQYVQRTHPDLEIEQHGLTFWDLDREFVTGGFGGKRQMKLRDILGVLRDSYCRTIGIEYMHIQDPTQRAWFQENVEVKYQKPGHDEQLRILDKLNQAEAFETFLQTKYVGQKRFSLEGGESLIPLLDEILQGAAQAGLDGAAIGMAHRGRLNVLTNIAGKTYGQVFREFEGSVAIGSKSGSGDVKYHLGTEGTFSADNESELPVYLAANPSHLETVDGVLEGIVRAKQDRKPIGTFTWLPILVHGDAAFSGQGVVVETLQMSQLRGYRTGGTVHVVVNNQVGFTTTPTDARSSVYATDVAKTIQAPIFHVNGDDPEAVTRVAQLAFAYRERFHRDVVVDLVCYRRRGHNEGDDPSMTQPLMTNLIEAKRSVRRLYTEALVGRGDITEEEYDKAKQDFQNRLEIAFAETHAAETGSSPILVPDASAQPAAGEPATTGVSREVVSLIGDTFVNKPNGFTVHAKLQQLLDKRLDMSRNGSIDWGFGELLAFGSLLLEKTNVRLAGQDSRRGTFVQRHAVLHDRANGQEWIPLTNLSEDQGRFYVYDSLLSEYAAMAFEYGYSVERADSLVLWEAQFGDFANGAQSVIDEYISAADQKWGQQSSVVLLLPHGYEGQGPDHSSARIERYLQMCAQDNMTVARPSTPASYFHLLRRQAYARPRRPLIVFTPKAMLRLRGATSPVEDFLTGRFEPVIDDDRSIDKSAVKRVLLHAGKIHWDLRAELDKNPNPEIALVRLEQYYPAPIDELNAVIDSYPNAELVWVQDEPENQGAWPFIALEVVKNLNGRTISRVSRASAASTATGSPKVHAAEQAAIMQQALTL, from the coding sequence GTGTCGAGCCAGGTGACGGGCGTCGGGGTTTCGAACGAGGGAGAGTTCGGAGCCAACGAGTGGCTCGTCGAGGAGCTGTACGAACAGTTCAAGATCGACCGGAACTCCGTCGACAAGGCGTGGTGGCCCGTTCTCGAGGCCTACCACCCCGCCGAGGGAGCAGCACCAGCACCGACCCAGGCAGCGCCCGCGGCGCCCCCGGCGACCGAGCCCCCGGCGCCGGCGCAGCCGGCGGCATCCGAGCCGCGTCCGGTGACGGCGCCGATCCCGGTGATCGGCACACAACCGGTGGCCCGCACCACCGCGCGCCCGGCAGCACCCCAGCCGATCCCGGCGCAGGCGCCGAAGGCCTCGCCCTCGGCGGCCGACGGCCAGGCCGACGCCGACGTCGTCACGCCGCTGCGCGGCATGCCGAAGACCCTCGCCGCCAACATGGACGAGTCGCTGACCGTCCCCACGGCGACGAGCGTGCGCACCGTGCCGGCGAAGCTGATGATCGACAACCGCATCGTCATCAACAACCACATGTCGCGCACCCGCGGTGGCAAGGTGAGCTTCACGCACCTCATCGGATGGGCGATCATCCAGGCGCTCAAGGAGTTCCCGAGCCAGAACGTCTTCTACGCCGAGATCGACGGCAAGCCGTCGCTCGTCGCCCCGGCGCACATCAACCTCGGCATCGCGATCGATCTTCCGAAGCCCGACGGCACCCGCGCTCTGCTCGTGCCGAGCATCAAGCGCGCCGAGCAGCTCACCTTCAACGAGTACCTCACGACGTACGAGGACCTGGTCACCCGCGCGCGGGGCAACAAGCTGACGGCAGCCGACTTCCAGGGCACCACGATCTCGCTGACCAACCCCGGCGGCATCGGCACCGTCCACTCGGTGCCGCGTCTCATGAAGGGTCAGGGCTGCATCGTCGGCGCCGGCGCCCTCGAGTACCCCGCCGAGTTCCAGGGCGCGAGCGAGAAGACGCTCAACGAGCTCGCGATCGGCAAGACCATCACGCTCACGAGCACCTACGACCACCGCGTCATCCAGGGCGCCGGGTCGGGCGAGTTCCTCAAGAAGGTGCACGAGCTGCTCATCGGACAGCGCAGCTTCTACGAGGACATCTTCGCGGCGCTGCGCATCCCCTACGCGCCGATCCACTGGGCGGCCGACATCAACGTCGACCTCGCCGAGCGCGTCGACAAGACCGCGCGCGTGCAGGAGCTCATCAACTCGTTCCGGGTCCGCGGTCACCTCATGGCCGACATCGACCCGCTCCAGTACGTGCAGCGCACGCACCCCGACCTGGAGATCGAGCAGCACGGCCTCACGTTCTGGGACCTCGACCGCGAGTTCGTCACCGGCGGCTTCGGCGGTAAGCGCCAGATGAAGCTGCGCGACATCCTCGGAGTGCTGCGCGACTCGTATTGCCGCACGATCGGCATCGAGTACATGCACATCCAGGACCCGACGCAGCGCGCGTGGTTCCAGGAGAACGTCGAGGTCAAGTACCAGAAGCCCGGCCACGACGAGCAGCTGCGCATCCTCGACAAGCTCAACCAGGCCGAGGCGTTCGAGACCTTCCTGCAGACGAAGTACGTCGGCCAGAAGCGCTTCAGCCTCGAGGGCGGCGAGTCGCTGATCCCGCTGCTCGATGAGATCCTTCAGGGCGCCGCCCAGGCGGGCCTCGATGGCGCCGCGATCGGCATGGCGCACCGCGGCCGTCTCAACGTGCTGACGAACATCGCCGGCAAGACCTACGGCCAGGTGTTCCGCGAGTTCGAGGGGTCTGTCGCGATCGGGTCGAAGAGCGGCTCGGGCGACGTCAAGTACCACCTCGGTACCGAGGGCACGTTCTCCGCCGACAACGAGTCCGAGCTGCCCGTCTACCTCGCCGCGAACCCGTCGCACCTCGAGACCGTCGACGGCGTGCTCGAGGGCATCGTCCGCGCGAAGCAGGACCGCAAGCCGATCGGCACCTTCACGTGGCTGCCGATCCTCGTCCACGGCGACGCGGCCTTCTCCGGCCAGGGCGTCGTCGTCGAGACCCTGCAGATGTCGCAGCTGCGCGGCTACCGCACCGGAGGCACGGTGCACGTGGTCGTGAACAACCAGGTGGGCTTCACGACGACTCCCACCGACGCACGCAGCTCGGTGTACGCGACCGACGTCGCCAAGACGATCCAGGCTCCGATCTTCCATGTGAACGGCGACGACCCCGAGGCCGTCACCCGCGTCGCACAGCTGGCCTTCGCCTACCGCGAGCGGTTCCACCGCGACGTCGTGGTCGATCTCGTCTGCTACCGCCGCCGCGGCCACAACGAGGGCGACGACCCGTCGATGACGCAGCCCCTGATGACGAACCTCATCGAGGCCAAGCGCTCCGTGCGGCGCCTCTACACCGAGGCTCTCGTCGGTCGCGGCGACATCACCGAGGAAGAGTACGACAAGGCGAAGCAGGACTTCCAGAACCGCCTCGAGATCGCCTTCGCCGAGACGCACGCGGCCGAGACGGGCTCCTCGCCCATCCTCGTGCCCGACGCGAGTGCCCAGCCCGCCGCCGGCGAACCGGCGACCACCGGCGTCTCGCGCGAGGTCGTCTCCCTCATCGGCGACACCTTCGTGAACAAGCCCAACGGCTTCACGGTCCACGCCAAGCTGCAGCAGCTCCTCGACAAGCGCCTCGACATGAGCCGCAACGGCTCGATCGACTGGGGCTTCGGCGAACTGCTCGCGTTCGGCTCACTGCTGCTCGAGAAGACCAATGTGCGCCTGGCCGGCCAGGACTCGCGCCGCGGCACCTTCGTGCAGCGGCACGCGGTGCTGCACGACCGCGCGAACGGTCAGGAGTGGATCCCGCTCACGAACCTCAGCGAGGACCAGGGCCGCTTCTACGTCTACGACTCGCTGCTGAGCGAGTACGCGGCCATGGCGTTCGAGTACGGCTACTCGGTCGAGCGCGCCGACTCGCTCGTGCTGTGGGAGGCCCAGTTCGGCGACTTCGCCAACGGCGCCCAGTCGGTCATCGACGAGTACATCTCGGCGGCCGACCAGAAGTGGGGCCAGCAGTCGAGCGTCGTGCTGCTGCTCCCCCACGGCTATGAGGGTCAGGGACCCGACCACTCGTCTGCCCGCATCGAGCGATACCTGCAGATGTGCGCCCAGGACAACATGACCGTCGCGCGCCCGTCGACCCCCGCGTCGTACTTCCACCTGCTGCGCCGCCAGGCGTACGCGCGTCCGCGCCGCCCGCTGATCGTCTTCACCCCGAAGGCGATGCTGCGCCTGCGCGGGGCGACGAGCCCGGTCGAGGACTTCCTCACCGGCCGGTTCGAGCCGGTGATCGACGACGACCGGAGCATCGACAAGTCGGCCGTCAAGCGCGTGCTGCTGCACGCCGGCAAGATCCACTGGGATCTGCGCGCCGAGCTCGACAAGAATCCGAACCCCGAGATCGCCCTCGTGCGGCTGGAGCAGTACTACCCCGCCCCGATCGACGAGCTCAACGCTGTGATCGACTCGTACCCGAACGCCGAGCTGGTGTGGGTGCAGGACGAGCCCGAGAACCAGGGCGCCTGGCCCTTCATCGCCCTCGAGGTCGTGAAGAACCTCAACGGTCGCACCATCAGCCGCGTCTCGCGCGCGTCGGCGGCTTCGACCGCCACCGGGTCGCCGAAGGTGCACGCGGCCGAGCAGGCCGCGATCATGCAGCAGGCGCTCACGCTGTAG
- a CDS encoding YihY/virulence factor BrkB family protein, translated as MTDTSADRRTDPRNAPSPEHPAKPDTPREIEKRSWKYVFGKTAREFSADECTDIAAALTYYSVLAIFPGLVAVFSIFGLIARNGEATDAILGVVEGVSPDTADTLRGPLEQLADSPAAGWGLVLGLLLAIWSASGYVAAFSRAMNRIYEIPEGRPFWKLRPAQLLITVIGVVLIVVALVILVVSGPVADAVGEALGLGEVATTVWSIVKWPVLALIVVLMVAILYYATPNAKQPKFRWISLGSLLAILTLVVASALFGLYVANFSNYDRTYGSLAGVIVFLLWLWIANIALLFGAEFDAELERGRQLQAGIAAEEDIQLPPRDTRKSDKAQEKERKDVEEGRRIREQHDGDEDDERAEPARDGRNR; from the coding sequence ATGACCGACACCAGCGCCGATCGACGGACGGATCCCCGCAACGCACCGAGTCCCGAGCACCCCGCCAAGCCCGACACGCCCCGCGAGATAGAGAAGCGCTCGTGGAAGTACGTCTTCGGGAAGACGGCGCGCGAGTTCTCCGCCGACGAGTGCACCGACATCGCGGCGGCGCTCACCTACTACTCGGTGCTCGCCATCTTCCCCGGCCTCGTCGCCGTCTTCTCCATCTTCGGCCTGATCGCGCGCAACGGGGAGGCCACCGACGCCATCCTCGGCGTCGTCGAGGGCGTCTCCCCCGACACGGCCGACACGCTTCGCGGCCCGCTCGAGCAGCTGGCGGACTCTCCCGCCGCGGGGTGGGGTCTCGTGCTGGGCCTGCTGCTCGCCATCTGGTCGGCCTCCGGCTACGTCGCGGCGTTCAGCCGCGCCATGAACCGGATCTACGAGATCCCCGAAGGGCGGCCGTTCTGGAAGCTGCGGCCGGCGCAGCTACTGATCACGGTCATCGGAGTCGTGCTCATCGTCGTGGCGCTGGTGATCCTCGTCGTGTCAGGACCCGTGGCCGACGCCGTCGGCGAGGCGCTCGGGCTCGGCGAGGTGGCGACGACCGTCTGGTCGATCGTCAAGTGGCCGGTGCTGGCGCTCATCGTGGTGCTGATGGTCGCGATCCTCTACTACGCGACTCCGAACGCGAAGCAGCCGAAGTTCCGCTGGATCAGCCTCGGGTCCCTCCTCGCGATCCTCACGCTCGTGGTCGCGTCGGCGCTGTTCGGACTGTACGTCGCGAACTTCTCGAACTACGACCGCACCTACGGGTCGCTGGCCGGCGTGATCGTGTTCCTGCTGTGGCTGTGGATCGCGAACATCGCGCTGCTGTTCGGCGCGGAGTTCGACGCCGAGCTCGAGCGCGGTCGCCAGCTGCAGGCCGGGATCGCCGCCGAGGAGGACATCCAGCTGCCGCCGCGTGACACCCGCAAGAGCGACAAGGCGCAGGAGAAGGAGCGCAAGGACGTCGAGGAGGGGCGCCGCATCCGCGAGCAGCACGACGGCGACGAAGACGACGAGCGCGCGGAGCCGGCTCGCGACGGGCGGAATCGCTGA
- a CDS encoding amino acid permease — MTRSGTHGGLGVVQGTALYIASVLGTGLLVLPGLAADVAGPASIVSVLAVIVLAVPLAGTFAALAARYPDPGGVASYVRRALGRTAARATGYWFYFGVAAGFPVLAFLGAEYLSAILHIDRLAVPILVFAILVPPFAVNMLGVRVAGWVQFVLTGLLVGIVVFVVATAFPALEAASFSPFLPHGWTGVGTAISLFVWAFAGWEVGTHISGEFRDPRRSIPIATAIALVVTGLAYLLLQVVTVGVLGEDAGAGAVPLLSLAEAVAPGFGPTAIGAIAAIVVLGVMNAYLAAFGKLGASLASSGDLPRVLAPGAESGGIPRRALLLTFVVAMVYCAIALATGGDLQTFILIHTSNMVSIYAAGMIAATLILPRFTAGWFMAVVAAVLSVGLLLLAGANLLPAAALALAAILVTVFKMLRRSSRPADRGPGDEAIGAGQAADPGALAEVKTTIVPAERSSALDSSAQS, encoded by the coding sequence GTGACTCGCAGCGGAACTCATGGCGGCCTCGGCGTCGTCCAGGGCACGGCGCTCTACATCGCGTCGGTGCTCGGCACCGGGCTGCTCGTGCTCCCCGGCCTCGCGGCCGACGTGGCCGGCCCGGCGTCCATCGTGTCGGTGCTCGCCGTGATCGTGCTCGCGGTGCCACTCGCGGGCACCTTCGCCGCGCTCGCCGCGCGCTACCCCGATCCCGGCGGGGTCGCGAGCTATGTGCGCCGGGCGCTCGGCCGCACCGCCGCCCGCGCGACGGGGTACTGGTTCTACTTCGGCGTGGCCGCCGGGTTCCCGGTGCTGGCGTTCCTCGGCGCCGAGTACCTGTCGGCGATCCTGCACATCGATCGCCTCGCAGTGCCGATCCTCGTGTTCGCGATCCTCGTGCCTCCGTTCGCCGTCAACATGCTCGGCGTGCGGGTCGCCGGCTGGGTGCAGTTCGTGCTCACCGGGCTCCTCGTCGGCATCGTGGTCTTCGTCGTCGCCACGGCGTTCCCCGCGCTCGAGGCGGCGAGCTTCTCGCCGTTCCTTCCCCACGGGTGGACGGGCGTCGGCACGGCGATCAGTCTCTTCGTCTGGGCGTTCGCCGGCTGGGAGGTGGGCACGCACATCTCGGGGGAGTTCCGCGACCCGCGCCGCAGCATCCCGATCGCCACCGCCATCGCGCTCGTCGTGACCGGCCTCGCGTACCTGCTGCTGCAGGTCGTGACCGTGGGCGTGCTCGGCGAGGACGCGGGTGCCGGCGCGGTGCCGCTGCTCTCGCTCGCCGAAGCCGTCGCCCCCGGCTTCGGGCCCACCGCCATCGGCGCCATCGCGGCGATCGTCGTCCTGGGCGTGATGAACGCGTACCTCGCCGCGTTTGGCAAGCTGGGTGCCTCGCTCGCCTCATCGGGCGATCTGCCCCGCGTGCTCGCGCCGGGAGCCGAGTCGGGCGGAATCCCGCGGCGCGCTCTCCTGCTGACGTTCGTCGTCGCGATGGTCTACTGCGCGATCGCGCTCGCCACCGGCGGCGACCTGCAGACGTTCATCCTCATCCACACCAGCAACATGGTGTCGATCTACGCCGCCGGGATGATCGCCGCGACCCTGATCCTGCCGCGCTTCACGGCGGGCTGGTTCATGGCGGTGGTCGCCGCGGTGTTGTCGGTCGGCCTGCTGCTGCTGGCCGGCGCGAATCTGCTCCCTGCCGCCGCGCTCGCGCTCGCCGCGATCCTCGTCACGGTGTTCAAGATGCTTCGTCGCTCATCGCGACCCGCAGACCGCGGGCCCGGCGACGAGGCGATCGGTGCCGGCCAGGCCGCAGACCCCGGGGCCCTCGCCGAGGTGAAGACGACGATCGTCCCGGCTGAACGCAGTTCGGCCCTGGACTCCTCAGCGCAGAGCTGA
- a CDS encoding glycerol-3-phosphate dehydrogenase/oxidase, producing MTTRIVGRTPGPSALSAARRARELDALSGAREIDLLVIGGGITGAGIALDAASRGLRTVLVERHDLAHGTSRFSSKLVHGGLRYLASGQVGIAHESAIERHILLTRTAPHLTRALAQVVPLHEPGHVARGAYIGMGYELGDGLRRAVGTPGSLLRAPGAIGRDATLALAPAVRAEGLRGGVRGWDGQLIDDARLVVAVARTAAGYGASVLTRVEAVEVTGREATLRDVVTGETLRVHARAVVGATGVWAGELDHDVRLRPSRGTHLVVSTARLGGSDVSLTVPIPGSSSRFVFTLPAQHGRTYVGLTDVPADGPVPDVAHATEAEVDMLLGTLNTVLEEPLARSDVLSTFAGLRPLLAGADDHDTSDLSRRHAIIESASGVLSIVGGKLTTYRRMAEDAVDAVIRRDPGFASRPSATRSIPLVGAWPRHRLGEIAAAPRLVRRFGAEAPYAAALPPGPSAACGVTAQELEWGVAVEGALSVADLLDRRTRLGLVDTDGEASTDAVTAAFVRAGVDPLDV from the coding sequence ATGACGACGCGCATCGTGGGGCGCACGCCCGGCCCGTCGGCGCTCTCGGCCGCTCGACGGGCGCGCGAACTCGACGCCCTCTCCGGCGCGCGCGAGATCGACCTGCTCGTCATCGGGGGCGGCATCACCGGAGCCGGGATCGCGTTGGATGCTGCGAGCCGGGGCCTGCGCACCGTGCTGGTCGAGCGGCACGACCTTGCGCACGGCACCAGCCGCTTCAGCTCCAAGCTCGTGCACGGCGGCCTGCGGTACCTGGCGTCGGGCCAGGTCGGGATCGCGCACGAGAGCGCGATCGAGCGGCACATCCTCCTCACCCGCACCGCGCCGCACCTGACGCGCGCGCTCGCGCAGGTCGTCCCGCTGCACGAACCCGGACACGTCGCGCGCGGCGCGTACATCGGCATGGGGTACGAGCTCGGCGACGGCCTGCGCCGCGCCGTCGGAACGCCCGGATCGCTGCTGCGGGCCCCGGGCGCGATCGGCCGCGACGCGACGCTCGCGCTCGCTCCGGCCGTTCGTGCCGAGGGTCTGCGCGGCGGCGTGCGCGGGTGGGACGGGCAGCTCATCGACGATGCCCGGCTCGTCGTCGCCGTCGCGCGGACGGCCGCCGGGTACGGGGCATCCGTCCTCACCCGTGTCGAAGCCGTCGAGGTCACGGGGCGAGAGGCGACCCTGCGCGACGTCGTGACCGGCGAGACGCTCCGCGTGCACGCGCGCGCCGTCGTGGGTGCGACGGGCGTGTGGGCGGGCGAGCTCGACCACGACGTGCGGCTGCGTCCGAGCCGTGGCACGCACCTCGTGGTGTCGACGGCCCGCCTCGGCGGTTCGGACGTGTCGCTCACCGTGCCGATCCCCGGCTCGTCGAGCCGGTTCGTCTTCACACTGCCCGCGCAGCACGGCCGTACCTACGTCGGCCTCACGGATGTGCCCGCCGACGGGCCCGTCCCCGATGTGGCGCACGCGACCGAGGCCGAGGTCGACATGCTCCTCGGCACGCTCAACACCGTGCTCGAGGAGCCTCTCGCGCGCAGCGACGTGCTCTCGACCTTCGCCGGGCTGCGCCCGCTGCTCGCCGGGGCGGACGACCACGACACCAGCGACCTCTCCCGCCGCCACGCGATCATCGAGTCCGCGAGCGGCGTTCTCAGCATCGTCGGCGGCAAGCTCACCACCTACCGGCGGATGGCAGAGGACGCCGTCGACGCCGTCATACGCCGCGACCCGGGCTTCGCGTCCCGCCCGTCCGCCACCCGCTCCATCCCGCTCGTCGGCGCGTGGCCCCGGCACCGCCTCGGCGAGATCGCCGCGGCGCCGCGTCTGGTGCGCCGGTTCGGCGCCGAGGCGCCCTACGCCGCCGCTCTCCCGCCCGGCCCGTCGGCCGCGTGCGGTGTGACGGCGCAGGAGCTCGAGTGGGGCGTCGCGGTCGAGGGCGCCCTGAGCGTCGCCGACCTCCTCGACCGGCGGACGCGCCTCGGCCTCGTCGACACCGACGGCGAGGCGTCGACGGATGCCGTCACCGCCGCCTTCGTCCGCGCCGGCGTCGACCCGCTCGACGTCTGA
- a CDS encoding hemolysin family protein, translating to MDYVMLGVGLLLTIGTGLFVASEFALVNLDRADLEARQAAGESRLSLTISALRITSTHLSSAQLGITLTTLLTGYTMEPAISNLLAPVFDAWGIPSGASRPLAAVIGVSVATVFSMILGELVPKNFALAVPRQTAKLVMPFQVAFTTVFRPAIAVLNGSANGVLRAVGIEPKEELSGARTAEELSSLVRRSASAGVLEEDTASLLDRSLTFARLSAADVMTPRPSIHALAADDSAEDVIQLARRTGHSRFPVYGEDMDDITGIVHLKAAVGVPRERRADVPAAALATEPLRIPEPVHLDVLVSELRARGYQMAVVVDEYGGTAGVVTLEDLVEEIVGEVLDEHDRRRAGIVRVQDTVIFPGELRPDEVRDRTGIRIPEGDVYDTVGGYIMSVLERIPVVGDALEIEDGTIEVQRMDGRRVDRVRFTPKPMPHEDATEGGDRR from the coding sequence ATGGATTACGTCATGTTGGGCGTGGGGCTTCTTCTCACCATCGGAACAGGCCTGTTCGTCGCGAGCGAGTTCGCGCTCGTCAACCTCGACAGGGCAGACCTCGAAGCCCGTCAGGCCGCGGGCGAGTCCCGTCTGTCGCTGACGATCAGCGCGCTGCGCATCACCTCGACGCACCTCTCCAGCGCGCAGCTGGGCATCACGCTGACGACCCTGCTCACCGGTTACACGATGGAGCCGGCGATCTCGAACCTGCTCGCTCCCGTGTTCGACGCGTGGGGCATCCCGAGCGGTGCCTCCAGGCCGCTCGCCGCCGTCATCGGCGTCTCGGTCGCGACCGTCTTCTCGATGATCCTCGGCGAGCTCGTGCCGAAGAACTTCGCGCTCGCCGTGCCGCGGCAGACGGCCAAGCTCGTCATGCCGTTCCAGGTCGCCTTCACCACGGTGTTCCGCCCGGCGATCGCCGTGCTCAACGGCAGCGCGAACGGCGTGCTGCGTGCCGTCGGCATCGAGCCCAAGGAGGAGCTCTCCGGCGCCCGCACCGCCGAGGAGCTCTCGAGCCTCGTCCGCCGCTCGGCCAGCGCCGGCGTGCTCGAGGAGGACACGGCGTCGCTCCTCGACCGCAGCCTCACCTTCGCGCGGCTCTCGGCGGCCGACGTCATGACGCCGCGCCCGAGCATCCACGCGCTCGCCGCCGATGATTCGGCCGAGGACGTCATCCAGCTCGCCCGGCGCACCGGTCACAGCCGGTTCCCCGTGTACGGCGAAGACATGGACGACATCACCGGCATCGTGCACCTCAAGGCGGCCGTCGGCGTGCCACGCGAGCGCCGGGCGGATGTCCCGGCTGCGGCGCTCGCGACCGAGCCGCTGCGCATCCCGGAGCCGGTCCACCTCGACGTGCTCGTCTCCGAGCTGCGTGCCCGTGGCTACCAGATGGCCGTCGTGGTCGACGAGTACGGCGGCACCGCCGGGGTCGTCACGCTCGAGGACCTCGTCGAGGAGATCGTCGGCGAGGTGCTCGACGAGCACGACCGCCGTCGCGCGGGAATCGTGCGGGTCCAGGACACCGTCATCTTCCCCGGCGAGCTGCGCCCCGACGAGGTGCGCGACCGCACCGGCATCCGCATCCCCGAGGGGGACGTCTACGACACCGTCGGCGGCTACATCATGAGCGTGCTCGAGCGCATCCCCGTCGTCGGCGACGCCCTCGAGATCGAGGACGGCACCATCGAGGTGCAGCGCATGGACGGCCGCCGCGTCGACCGAGTGAGGTTCACGCCGAAACCGATGCCCCACGAGGACGCGACCGAAGGGGGTGATCGCCGATGA
- a CDS encoding GuaB1 family IMP dehydrogenase-related protein, giving the protein MEFYGETPDVDLTYSDVFLVPRRSAITSRLDVDLAPGDGTTATLPLVSANMNSVTGARLAATLARRGGLGVLPQDMPLQELDAAIRWVKAQPVSWDTPLVLPADATVADAARLLPATEGHGIVVADASSGHVDADDILGIVPATRLGTALPDARLGDLARGRAASVDADDIESARHAFDVIVAAEAETVCVLHHGHLVGTLSRRSALRSTLYRPAVDASGRLIVAAAIGINGDVASKAKALAGAGVDVLVVDTAHGHQEGMLRALRAVDDLDLGIPIAAGNIVSAEGVHDLVTAGATILKVGVGPGAMCTTRMMTAVGRPQFSAVLETAEAARIMGAHVWADGGVRYPRDVALALAAGAASVMIGSWFAGTIEAPGELQVDDAGRAYKESWGMASTKAVHERFGRLDPYELARKELFAEGISSSRIYLDPLRPGLEDLLDMITSGVRSSFTYAGASTVAEFRDRARVGLQSAAGYEEGKALPVSW; this is encoded by the coding sequence ATGGAGTTCTACGGCGAAACCCCCGACGTCGACCTGACGTACTCGGACGTCTTCCTCGTCCCGCGTCGCTCGGCGATCACGAGCCGGCTCGATGTCGACCTCGCTCCCGGCGACGGCACGACGGCCACCCTCCCGCTCGTCTCGGCCAACATGAACTCGGTCACCGGCGCCCGGCTCGCTGCGACGCTGGCCCGTCGCGGGGGCCTCGGAGTCCTCCCGCAGGACATGCCGCTGCAGGAGCTGGACGCCGCCATCCGCTGGGTCAAGGCGCAGCCGGTGTCGTGGGACACCCCCCTCGTGCTGCCGGCGGATGCGACCGTCGCCGACGCTGCGCGGCTCCTCCCCGCCACCGAGGGGCACGGCATCGTCGTCGCCGATGCGTCGTCGGGCCACGTCGACGCCGACGACATCCTCGGCATCGTCCCGGCGACCCGGCTCGGCACGGCCCTGCCCGACGCCCGCCTGGGCGACCTCGCGCGCGGGCGCGCAGCATCCGTCGATGCCGACGACATCGAAAGCGCGCGCCACGCGTTCGACGTGATCGTCGCCGCCGAGGCGGAGACCGTGTGCGTGCTGCACCACGGGCACCTCGTCGGGACCCTCTCTCGTCGCAGCGCGCTGCGCTCGACGCTGTACCGCCCCGCCGTCGACGCGTCCGGCCGGCTCATCGTCGCTGCCGCGATCGGCATCAACGGCGACGTCGCGTCGAAGGCGAAGGCGCTCGCCGGCGCGGGCGTCGACGTGCTCGTCGTCGACACCGCGCACGGTCACCAGGAGGGCATGCTCCGGGCGCTGCGTGCCGTCGACGACCTCGACCTCGGCATCCCGATCGCGGCGGGCAACATCGTGAGCGCCGAGGGCGTGCACGACCTCGTCACCGCCGGCGCCACGATCCTCAAGGTCGGTGTCGGCCCCGGCGCCATGTGCACCACGCGCATGATGACGGCGGTCGGCCGCCCGCAGTTCTCCGCAGTGCTCGAGACCGCAGAGGCCGCACGCATCATGGGTGCGCACGTGTGGGCCGACGGCGGGGTGCGCTACCCGCGCGACGTCGCGCTGGCGCTCGCGGCGGGTGCGGCGTCGGTCATGATCGGCTCGTGGTTCGCGGGAACCATCGAGGCGCCCGGCGAGCTGCAGGTCGACGACGCCGGCCGTGCGTACAAGGAGTCGTGGGGCATGGCCTCGACGAAGGCCGTGCACGAGCGCTTCGGGCGACTGGACCCCTACGAGCTCGCGCGCAAGGAGCTGTTCGCCGAGGGCATCTCGTCGTCGAGGATCTACCTCGACCCGCTCCGCCCCGGACTCGAGGACCTCCTCGACATGATCACGTCGGGCGTGCGGTCCTCCTTCACCTATGCCGGCGCCTCGACGGTGGCCGAGTTCCGCGACCGCGCCCGCGTCGGCCTGCAGTCGGCGGCCGGTTACGAAGAGGGCAAGGCGCTGCCGGTCAGCTGGTGA